The genomic stretch TGTGGGAGTTTTAATTTCAACATTGCAATTTAAGCTTCCTATACAGACAAAGCTGACATTGCTAATTTAGTCCTGGTCTCCCCCTCTGTATTAACTCCCACATTTTGCCAAAAAAGGTTTCCTTCAACTTTGACACAAACCAACTCCTGTTTTTGCAACCCTTGTCCCAGTCTTGTTGTCCACATGCAGTGCATAGTTCACCATAAGGGCTTTGACGCaattcacctttttcctcttcCGATTTATCTTTTTTAATGCTGTAGGGTTAATTTAGGAGGATCTTCCGTCCTTGCACAGAGGTTCCTGTAAGGGGAGAACAGCCGAGATGAGCATGAGATATCATCATACACTGATTGGACCACAACATCAGGTACCACCTGCACAATCTCATGAGATCTAATACAAGAGCTGGATCAGAAAATAtcgcctttacaaagataattaaTGCCCAAAGAGGTATTAATgtaacagtatgtttattattgtagttcGGTGTAGAACTGCAGTGCATTCTACTGAGAGCTATTTAGTTAAATAAGGAATAATTGTTATATTAATACCCCTGTgaacatttaattcattttattgaatatttaattttatagtaTTCATTGTAAATTCTGAAATTGTTGATACATTTTATCAAGGGAGTCTTTTAATTGTGCAGATGGGCTTAATGTTGGTTTacatagtggtgtgaaagtgttccttcctgattttattttttgcatgtttgtcacacttaaatgtttcaaatcatcaaacaaatttaaatattaatcaatgacaacacaactgaacgcaacatgcagtttttaaacaaaactttttattattcaagaagaaaaaaaaacaaacctacataGCCCCGAACCagagtgagagccattatccacaaatgatgaaaacatggaacagtggtcaaccttcccaggagtggccggccaaccaaaatgaccccaagaatgcagcgatgactcatccaagaggtcacaaaagacccccccaacatccaaagaactgcaggcctcacttgtctcagttaaggtcagtgatcatgactccaccataagaaagacactgggcaaaaatggcctgcatggcagagttccaagaccaaaaccactactgaacaaaaaaggcttgtttcagttttgccagaaaatatcttgatgatccccaagacctttgggaaaatactctgtggtctgacgagacaaaaattgaactttttggaaggtgtgtgtcccattacatctggcgtaaaagtaacgccacatttcagaaaaagaacatcataccaacagtacaatatggtggtggtagtgtgatgatctggggctattttgctgcttcaggacctggaagacttgctatgaataaatggaaccatgaattctgctgtcgacCGAAAAAATCCTGTCGGAGaatatccggccatctgttggtaacctcaagctgaaaccaacttgggttctgcagcaggacaatgatccaaaacacaccagcaagtccacctctgaatggctgaagaaaaacaaaatgaagactttggagtggcctagtccaagtcctgacctgaatcctattgagatgctgtggcatgaccttaaaaaggcgcttcatgctggaaaaccctgcaatgtggctgaatgacaacaattctgcaaagacgagtgggccaaaatgcgtccacagcgctgtaagagagtcattgcaagttatcacaaacgcttgattgcagttgttgctgctaaagggtggcccaaccattttttaggtttagggagcaatcactttttcacacagggccatgtagcttagcattgttttctcccttaattataaaaagtttcatttcaaaactgcattttgtgttccgtcATAGactacaaacatgcaaaaaataagaagtcaggaaggggggcaaacactttttcacaccactgtatgtacatgAATGTAACTTATGTTATTAATATTGCTAGATCGTGCATACAGTTAGCTCTTCCTCACTGTCCAGTGCACCATGGTCCCAGGCATGGTCTTCCTCTGCAGGGTCGTAGCTGTACACTGGAATCAGTCTGTGGCGCAGCTCATCTAATCTAACAAACAGAATGGACAGCATAACTGCCTTGAATCATCTTCAAGTATTCTgagtaaatggaaaaaaaaacaagcttacCTCATTCTCCTTTTGATATAAAGAACCTAAAGATGAGAACAACACTTATGCAGTCATGCGGTTAACcatgaaagaagaagaaaatcgATATAGTCTTACCAAGGCTGTCGCGCATCCAACCAATGTGAGAATGACTAAAGGGATGAGAGCGGCGCAGGCAACAAATCTGTTGTCAGTATTTGGAGGTGAAATGTGAGGAGTAGTGTGGTTAGGATGCATTTTCATGGGCTCCCTCCtctgtgtggcccccacgtggcACCTTTGTGACACATTCAGTGGCGTATGACACTTTGGTGTGCCGATGCTGAGTAATGACATTGCTTATTGTGAAAGAAGACTTCGGAAAGTAACCACATACGTcatgctcattttttttttttttgtaccaccTTCAACCTGTTCGAGAACATTCCTGATGGAGGAGTGCACAACTGCTTTGTTTTCTAACAACAAGGAAGTGATTACACTTAATCACAGTGAAAGATACAATTGAAGAAGTCATGTTTCAATTCTCAATTTGATATGtcagaaaaggagtaggaagaagcagagcttatttaatcctcctCCCTCTTGGTCTCTCACCAACtgataatacatttgttcacttactGTATTCAACAAGTAGCATTTATCAAATCTGAAGTAATACAAGAAAATGACCAGGACgtataacaatgtgttacagTAGAGTTTTGGAGTTGGCCttgaatctttccctgcttcctcaagttcGTTTTTTCTGATGCTCATTCATGTTTGTACCTTTTCAGGTTCAGCTGATGGGTGTTTCTGCCATATGGTGagatgtatactgtatatcgatGGTGTCTGGCTACAtgcacctcctttgattgtagaaagttggcaatttgttgctttgttgaagcaacatccattCCATCTGGTTTCTTAACTGCCCTGACATTTGACCTGGGTATAATCCGGAGCTCCGTCAGGATCACATCATTCgttcgtgcattctgatccatctcatcattTATATTCTTCATttgctcagattttttttcctttgcttccttTCGCTGCCTTGAGAGCGGGGCGCAAAGGCAGTGTTATCATCCTGTATTACCTTGATATcatttgctctattttcctacCCCAGGTCCTCGATCTCGTCGTGGATCTCAGAAGCGCCCCTTGAGGCTTTCAATCTGTGATCTTTGATCTTGCCGTGTTGGATCTTCTTAATAATCTTCGTCAATTTTCttcccttaatattatgactttattccaataatatttggactttctttCCATCATGTTCCAACTTTTTTGCCAACTGTATTTTCCAGAaagtacaacttcattttgttttgtttctcataggattatgatataaaatatttatttcatattttttatatattaattatttgtattaattgctgcatatattatttatttatattatttatatttttacattttattatttttcctcatgatattacaagtttgtcgcaaaattgtgacattttatTCATTAGAATAcatctttctcttaatattttgactttagtttggtaaaattaaacatttttgctgctttttttcaccccaactatttcaactttatttttgtaaattttcttctcataattatgactttattccattaatattttgacttaattcttgtatctttataacattttctgcaacctaattttccaaaaattaaaactttgttttgtttcttttaatattatgacttaaaaaaaaatatatattttttttataaattactgctgatttttcaatttttccttttttttgtgttttcttttgaaataatatttttagaatatgttgcgggccaataaaaaaacagccacagtgtcgcaaatggccctctccgcactttggacacccctgatataaacaAGTAACTGGAGAcaggactctaaattgtccataggtgtgaatgtgagtatttgtctatatgttccctgtgattggctggccaccagttcAGGGTGACCAGTCCCTtttgcccaaagacagctgggataggctccagcatacccgtgatccaagtgaggacaagaggtacagaaaatgaatggctgATGAGTAAATGGGGACAGTTACAAAAATGAGAAGACCaataatttttacaaaatactTCAGATAGGCTTTGAACATTTCGAGATTGTTTTTCTGTCATAGTCACTGGGGCGTTTTCAATGGCGGCCTCCTATTCACTACGGTAATAATTTTATCCTCCTGCAGAGGGcgtgttgtcattgttgtgttCCAGCAGGTAAAATGGGCGGAGCCAAGAATAAAACAAACACCAGTCAAGAAGCCTTCAGGTTAAACTCGCTGAGCAGTGGACGATGTAGTTCATCTCAACAAGGACGTGACACCAACCATAGCTTTAATGGTAGGTTAACAGCATCAAATGTTTGCCTATTGTAATCTTGGCGTGTGTTTTCATATGTTTCGAATATTTTGCTAGTCTGTAGCCTCCTGTAAATGTTGgagattaaagttgtaatatttctcAGTGTTTGTGCATTTCGTGTAGCTGTCATGTTTTTACGGAacccccgaggggacatggaggaaaaaaaagaggacgAATGTTTGGGACAACTCGCAAAACTTGCGGGAGCACGCAAAACTATTTACATGTAGCATTGTACTTCCGTGTTCAGAGCGGATGTATGCGGTGAAACTTCAAATGAAGAGCAGCACATTGGTTGAGTTTCTGATATGACTGTTTACTTATAGGACACGCAGTGAacacaagtgaaagaatccGATGTATGGCTCATTACCGTATTTCTTTTCAATTGCCAGTACGCAAAGCGATGTGTTTCCGGCAACACGAATGTTAGCATTTAATTTTCAAAAGACGAGCCGACATGTGTAACAAGGGGACTGTAAGACATTTGGCGCGCTGCGACATTTCCTGTTAAGATTTGAAATGCTGTTAATGATTAAACGAGACCCTCGGCGTCTGTCGTAAATGCTGTCTCGCACTGACGTGATACATTGGTTTCTTCTTTGTCTCGCAGTGTTCCCTACAAGTGACAAACTGCAGCATCATTCCAGACATATTTTGACTAGAATGTGATGGACCCCTCTGCACCACCACATGGCCCACCACCTGTGCCACCACGTAGAGTCCTCCAGAGACAAAATTCTGTGACGGAGAATGAAAATGAATCGCACCTTTATGAGGTTATTCCAGACAAGGAACCTCCAGCTGTGTATGAGAGACAGTTCCCTCATTCTAAATCACAGTCTTACGCTCCAAGCCAACTCAAGGCTCAAGGTAGTCCTAAAGATGCTGTTGACAAAGGAACGAATAAGCCTCCACTAGCCCGTCGTCCCCCTCCAGCGGTCCCAAGCTCAAGTGTGCCTAGCAGGCGGGTGTCCCCTCCTGTAATACCCAGGAAGCATGCCCCACTCGGCCACAACAAAATTAGGTTCTCCTGTGACCTGAGTGGTCCTGCCCACAAACTGACCCGCTCCAACACAAACACTGATGAGCTGGTGAGTGTACTAAAGAGTTGAGTTCAGCAAATGTGATGgaaggtcagaataaagtcctGAGCGCTTCTCTTCCACATCAGTATCGATGGACCATCGACCTGATAGATACTCCACAGGGCAGCACCAGAACCATGGCTGCATTTTGTCAAGCAACATCCAAGTAAGTAATAATGCCAACCTTTTGTGTCCACTAAAAAGCAAgttcagtaatcccttgtttatcacggttaattggttccagaaccgaagAATTTTTGCGAAGTAGCATTCGTTATTTCTAAATGGATGACTTCcatagttagaccatagaaaacctgtttttaatACCCTCTAAATGTgtgtgcctgtttttttttaactacagcctgtaaacatgaaatagcacccctatagtcaccttttacactcgtgttacccaatatagtaaacataacatgagaaaactagaaaagcactcggagagcgcagacctccgccaagcgacATAgtttccccccatattgtgatttacaccataaatattagtcctacatttagtTTAGCTACTTATTTACATCGCTAATGTTTGCAAGCTAGCAGTTCTACCATGTTTTATGTAAGTGTCTAGCTattaaaatatctaaaaatggtactatgctaatgttagcatgctagcaatgctaacatgcttacTTAGTATGTTAACAGGTAGCATAATAGTgcaaagtgtttatatatgtgtctagctatgaaaatggctaaacatgttaatatgctaatgttattatgctagcaatgctaatgtGCTAGTGTTAACATGCTTATATCTAGCATGATAATGATAAGTCTTTATGTATGTTATCTTAGTATGTTAACAGGTAGCATAATAGTgcaaagtgtttatatatgtgtctacctatgaaaatggctaaatatgcCACTGTTAACATGGtagtaatgctaacatgctaatgttagaatGCTAACACCTGGCATGATAGTGTTTATAATAGTCTTGCGATCATGTTACAAATAGTTACAGGTTtcaaatactacatatcatcacggcgtctttgaatgcgttttctgaatgcattatatttgtaatatagttcatttagccattgttttgtttgaaaatgcttaatttaggcaaaaatatgtaaattttaTAAAACAGCCTGTATTCAACCCCACAACTGCATGACTTCttaaattgatatatttttgaaaaactgtaatagagtgaagccgcgtgAAGTGATGAGGGATTTTATTAGTTGCGTTCTTATTGGACTAAACATCATGAATAATCGTGTTTTCTCTGTATTATTAAACCAAACTCACACAGTTTCTTGTGCCTCTACTAGATTTGTTGTGTTAATGATCTTTTTGACAGCAGTTGTTTCTGTTATAGCAATGCAGTAAATACTGTAGTAGGACAGATACATTTTTCGGGTttacaggagaaaaaaaaatcaatgaaatTATGAAACCTTGTAGAGCGGTGGCATATGGACCAAGAAAAAATCCATTACATTATGGTTAGGCTCTGGATAAAGGTGCTTTTACAGGAAGTTATTATAGTGTGGCATTATTGCATCAAAGTAGCACACTTAACCCCACATAATCTTAATGGTCTCCCCGTCTGGTTATCATCTTCCCttaaccaggaagtagcctgttcacaaacacatggacaaacacaaaaatcCTATATTCTTACAACACACTTGTGTTTAGAattcagccttggcagaggtgtATGATCTGCTGAGTGACTTCCGGCTGCCACTCCCA from Dunckerocampus dactyliophorus isolate RoL2022-P2 chromosome 5, RoL_Ddac_1.1, whole genome shotgun sequence encodes the following:
- the LOC129181341 gene encoding small integral membrane protein 29-like, translated to MKMHPNHTTPHISPPNTDNRFVACAALIPLVILTLVGCATALVLYIKRRMRLDELRHRLIPVYSYDPAEEDHAWDHGALDSEEELTEPLCKDGRSS